From a region of the Candidatus Neomarinimicrobiota bacterium genome:
- a CDS encoding SDR family oxidoreductase — MDVVEWQDRYGPWALVTGASSGIGAEFCRQLAAKGLNIILVARREDRLSQVAAEIEHNYAVETLTVVQDLAAGDATARVLSNVGERQIGVLVNNAGFGLVGRFHELDRHRHSEMVRLNCIVPVEITQAYLPQMVSLGRGAIIFLASTAAYQATPYFSLYGATKVFNRFLGEALWEEYRASGIDVMALSPGYTDTEFQKVAGMGDRSYGVGSVTSEEVVSTALNALGRVPSVIHGRQNRFLAFVQRFLPRRVILKMTGFIMRKMERTRK, encoded by the coding sequence GTGGATGTCGTGGAATGGCAAGACCGGTACGGCCCGTGGGCACTGGTCACCGGCGCCTCCTCCGGTATTGGGGCTGAATTCTGTCGTCAGTTAGCCGCGAAAGGTCTCAACATTATTCTGGTTGCCCGCCGGGAAGACCGACTCAGTCAAGTGGCAGCGGAAATTGAACATAACTACGCTGTCGAGACGCTAACCGTTGTCCAGGATCTCGCGGCCGGGGACGCTACCGCACGCGTGCTGTCGAATGTTGGCGAGCGGCAGATTGGGGTGCTTGTAAACAACGCTGGTTTCGGGTTGGTGGGCAGATTTCATGAACTGGATCGCCACCGCCACTCTGAAATGGTGCGGCTCAACTGCATCGTACCGGTAGAAATAACTCAGGCATATCTGCCGCAGATGGTATCATTGGGTAGGGGCGCAATCATCTTTCTCGCCTCAACGGCCGCCTACCAGGCGACGCCCTATTTTTCTCTGTACGGCGCTACAAAAGTTTTCAATCGATTCCTAGGCGAGGCACTGTGGGAAGAGTATCGTGCCAGTGGTATCGACGTGATGGCCCTCTCGCCAGGCTATACAGATACGGAATTCCAGAAAGTTGCAGGAATGGGAGATCGATCGTACGGTGTCGGGTCGGTCACGTCTGAAGAAGTTGTCTCAACCGCATTGAATGCTCTGGGCAGGGTGCCGTCGGTTATCCACGGCAGGCAGAACCGTTTTCTCGCTTTTGTGCAGCGGTTTCTGCCACGGCGGGTCATCCTCAAGATGACAGGCTTCATCATGAGAAAGATGGAGCGCACCCGAAAATGA
- a CDS encoding class II glutamine amidotransferase: MCRFLAYKGAPILMDKLLYQPRNSLVTQSFRAREREEPLNGDGFGVGWYQPEIDTLPAVFLSVQPAWNNMNLRYLAPKIQSPCIIAHVRAATHGGVSETNSHPFHYGNLLCMHNGSIGGFRVIKRALRMRLSDGIYDWIKGETDSEHFFALFLEKLYQNGDSHETDDLVQALCETITELKELLNDHGITKPSFLNVVITDGNSVVATRYVSDHNMEPHTLYHSEGRCFECIDGVCRMTKGDPQDHAVLVVSEKLTDVSEDWNKVPPNHFVVVDKNLAISIHPVDE; the protein is encoded by the coding sequence ATGTGTCGTTTTCTGGCTTACAAAGGTGCACCTATTCTGATGGACAAGCTTCTGTATCAGCCGCGGAACTCCCTGGTGACGCAGAGTTTCCGTGCCCGTGAACGTGAAGAACCTCTCAACGGTGACGGCTTTGGCGTCGGCTGGTACCAGCCCGAGATTGATACCTTACCGGCTGTGTTCCTATCCGTACAGCCCGCTTGGAACAATATGAATCTGCGTTACCTTGCGCCTAAAATTCAATCACCGTGTATCATCGCCCACGTGCGGGCTGCCACCCACGGCGGCGTCTCTGAAACCAACAGTCATCCCTTTCATTACGGCAATTTGCTGTGTATGCATAACGGTAGTATCGGAGGCTTCCGCGTGATCAAACGGGCGCTGCGGATGAGGCTGTCTGACGGTATCTACGACTGGATAAAAGGCGAAACCGACTCGGAACACTTCTTCGCCCTGTTCCTGGAGAAGCTTTATCAGAACGGTGATTCCCATGAGACTGACGATCTGGTACAGGCACTTTGCGAGACGATTACCGAACTGAAGGAACTTCTTAACGACCACGGAATCACGAAGCCGTCGTTCCTCAACGTGGTCATCACCGATGGTAATTCAGTTGTTGCGACCAGGTATGTCTCCGATCACAATATGGAACCTCATACACTCTACCACTCGGAGGGACGCTGTTTTGAATGCATCGATGGCGTCTGCCGCATGACCAAGGGAGATCCGCAGGATCACGCCGTGCTGGTTGTGTCGGAGAAACTTACTGACGTCAGTGAGGACTGGAACAAGGTACCGCCGAATCACTTCGTTGTTGTGGATAAGAACCTTGCCATTTCTATCCATCCTGTTGATGAGTAG
- the thiI gene encoding tRNA uracil 4-sulfurtransferase ThiI yields MRPSHILCHYSEIGLKGKNRRFFEDKLRNNIKKSLQRAAPDSFSSVRRLHGRILVKLTPESDALCPMMETALQNTFGLAYFAFVRKSKQDLDVLCRDALEAFDELEFDSFRITARRGGQEVPFSARKVNEVVGAHILERLKKKVNLGNPDATCFIDMFQAMAFVYTERIVARGGLPVSSSGKVVGMLSGGIDSPVAAYYAMKRGARVTFVHFHSMPYTTRASIDKVHELIQILNGFQYRAKLRLIELAPIQKEIMTETPARYRVIFYRRFMFRITEAVARRERAHAVVTGESLGQVASQTLENMDVIESVTAIPILRPLIGMDKQEIIDVARDIGTYETSILPDQDCCSLFVPERPATKARLADVAKAEEALDVEGLVNEALDTAELVNIP; encoded by the coding sequence ATGAGACCATCCCACATTCTGTGCCACTACTCCGAAATCGGCCTAAAGGGAAAAAACCGGCGATTCTTTGAGGATAAGCTGAGGAACAACATAAAGAAATCGCTTCAGCGCGCGGCCCCCGATTCGTTCAGTTCAGTTCGCAGACTTCACGGCAGGATTCTCGTCAAGCTGACTCCTGAATCTGACGCTTTATGTCCCATGATGGAGACAGCCCTTCAGAACACTTTTGGACTGGCATACTTCGCTTTCGTCCGCAAATCTAAGCAGGACCTGGATGTTCTGTGCCGGGATGCACTCGAAGCTTTCGATGAACTGGAGTTTGACAGTTTCCGCATCACCGCCCGCAGAGGGGGTCAAGAGGTGCCGTTCAGCGCTAGGAAGGTCAATGAAGTTGTGGGTGCCCACATCTTGGAGCGGCTGAAAAAAAAGGTCAACCTGGGAAATCCTGACGCCACCTGTTTTATTGATATGTTTCAGGCGATGGCATTTGTTTACACTGAACGTATTGTGGCGCGAGGAGGATTGCCCGTAAGTTCAAGCGGGAAGGTGGTGGGCATGCTGTCGGGAGGCATCGATTCTCCCGTGGCGGCGTACTATGCCATGAAGCGCGGCGCGAGGGTTACGTTTGTTCATTTCCATTCGATGCCTTACACAACGCGTGCCTCCATCGATAAAGTTCATGAACTGATTCAGATTCTGAACGGTTTTCAGTATCGAGCCAAGCTTCGACTGATTGAACTTGCTCCCATTCAGAAGGAAATCATGACTGAGACGCCTGCACGTTACCGGGTCATTTTCTACAGGCGCTTCATGTTCAGGATCACCGAAGCAGTCGCGAGAAGGGAGCGGGCGCACGCTGTAGTGACTGGGGAATCGCTGGGACAGGTTGCGTCTCAGACTTTGGAGAATATGGATGTCATCGAGAGTGTGACAGCTATTCCAATCTTGAGACCGCTGATCGGAATGGACAAACAGGAGATTATCGATGTCGCTCGTGATATTGGTACTTACGAAACCTCCATTCTACCGGATCAGGACTGCTGTTCGCTCTTCGTTCCCGAGAGGCCGGCGACGAAGGCGAGACTGGCTGATGTGGCTAAAGCGGAAGAAGCCCTAGACGTGGAAGGACTTGTCAACGAAGCTCTCGACACGGCAGAGTTAGTGAACATTCCTTGA
- a CDS encoding EamA family transporter, giving the protein MTDSSISKPQAVSLLVVTALLWSTGGILVKSINLNPFAIAGARSLIAALVIMMKIRKPLFTWSPYQWGGAVTYAATVILYVVANKLTTAANVVLLMYTAPLSVIAFAPWFLGEKSSVRDWLAVLSVMTGIVIFFLDKLSPAGFWGNILAVLSGICFGWMTLFLRKQKRGSPVESVLLGNLIAAAVGMPFLLGSEIPPVEEIGLLLALGVLQLGVSYLLYSRAIKHVEAFQAVLFTMLEPILNPVWVFLLHGEQPGQWAIAGGILVLSTLAMHGLASSRSALSSSR; this is encoded by the coding sequence ATGACAGATTCATCCATCTCAAAACCCCAAGCTGTCTCCCTTCTGGTAGTCACCGCCCTGTTATGGAGCACCGGCGGGATTCTGGTGAAGTCCATCAACTTGAATCCCTTCGCCATTGCGGGAGCGAGAAGTCTCATCGCGGCCCTTGTAATCATGATGAAAATAAGGAAACCGCTATTTACATGGTCACCCTATCAGTGGGGCGGTGCGGTAACCTATGCCGCGACAGTCATTCTCTATGTGGTTGCCAATAAACTGACGACGGCGGCCAACGTAGTTCTGTTAATGTACACCGCACCCTTATCCGTCATTGCGTTCGCACCATGGTTCCTGGGCGAAAAATCGTCAGTGAGGGACTGGTTGGCTGTTCTTTCCGTCATGACCGGCATCGTCATCTTCTTCCTGGATAAACTTTCACCGGCCGGATTCTGGGGCAACATTCTGGCAGTTCTGAGTGGGATCTGTTTCGGATGGATGACGCTCTTCCTTCGCAAACAGAAACGGGGGTCGCCCGTGGAGTCGGTACTGTTGGGCAACCTCATTGCCGCGGCTGTCGGAATGCCATTCTTGCTTGGATCGGAGATTCCCCCTGTCGAGGAGATCGGCTTGTTGCTCGCGCTGGGTGTTCTACAGCTCGGCGTCTCGTACCTGCTCTATAGCCGCGCGATTAAACACGTAGAGGCTTTTCAGGCCGTCCTTTTCACCATGCTGGAACCGATCCTGAATCCTGTCTGGGTATTCCTTCTCCACGGTGAGCAGCCCGGCCAGTGGGCTATTGCCGGTGGTATTCTAGTCCTGTCAACATTGGCTATGCACGGTCTTGCCTCGAGCCGTTCCGCGTTATCATCAAGTAGGTGA